A window from Candidatus Krumholzibacteriota bacterium encodes these proteins:
- a CDS encoding YeeE/YedE thiosulfate transporter family protein yields the protein MQTSKFMDKRKQTSVSKKDISPLLWGLAFGIAFGFLLQKGGATKYDVIVGQLLLTDFTVIKIMLSAVLIGMIGIHAMKTLGWVKLYPKSGSAGKNIIGGLIFGVGFAVLGYCPGTIAGAIGNGALDALVGGLAGILIGSGLFAALYPRLSQSIMMKGDFGDLTFPRLFKVNDWVIVIPAAALIIIVLYWLERAGL from the coding sequence ATGCAAACAAGTAAATTTATGGATAAGCGTAAACAGACATCCGTATCAAAGAAAGACATATCGCCCCTGCTCTGGGGATTGGCGTTCGGTATTGCGTTCGGCTTTTTGCTTCAGAAAGGCGGCGCGACAAAATATGACGTGATTGTCGGGCAGCTGCTGCTTACCGATTTCACCGTCATAAAAATCATGCTTTCCGCTGTTTTGATCGGAATGATTGGTATCCATGCGATGAAGACCCTGGGCTGGGTGAAACTTTATCCCAAATCAGGCTCTGCGGGCAAGAACATTATAGGCGGATTGATTTTTGGGGTAGGCTTTGCGGTATTGGGCTATTGTCCCGGTACCATTGCGGGCGCTATCGGTAACGGCGCGCTGGACGCCCTGGTCGGAGGACTGGCGGGAATTTTAATCGGTTCCGGCCTTTTTGCCGCACTTTATCCGCGGCTTAGTCAGAGCATTATGATGAAAGGCGATTTTGGCGACCTGACCTTCCCGCGCTTGTTCAAAGTCAATGATTGGGTGATCGTCATTCCCGCCGCAGCACTCATTATTATCGTGCTGTATTGGCTCGAACGGGCCGGTTTGTAA
- a CDS encoding YeeE/YedE thiosulfate transporter family protein encodes MEGNLMEFLTEVRWSPYAVGIGIGILSWFSFLISRKPLACSTSFARTSGMIERLFSGKKVDLKPYYQKIGLDVDWQWMLVAGIIIGSLISALLSGDFSWQWVPSLWADAFGGNPVLRFIVALVGGGCIGFGARWAGGCTSGHGISGTLQLAVSSWISAICFFIGGILSAHIIFALIG; translated from the coding sequence ATGGAGGGCAATCTGATGGAATTCTTAACAGAAGTGCGCTGGTCGCCTTATGCAGTCGGGATTGGCATCGGCATCCTGAGCTGGTTCAGCTTTCTCATCTCCAGAAAACCGCTCGCATGTTCAACAAGCTTTGCCAGGACCAGCGGCATGATTGAAAGACTGTTTTCGGGGAAAAAGGTTGATCTGAAGCCTTACTACCAGAAGATAGGGCTTGACGTGGACTGGCAATGGATGCTGGTGGCGGGCATTATCATCGGCTCGCTGATTTCGGCGCTGCTGTCCGGTGATTTTAGCTGGCAGTGGGTTCCTTCGCTCTGGGCAGACGCATTTGGCGGCAACCCGGTACTGCGCTTCATCGTGGCGCTGGTTGGCGGCGGTTGCATCGGTTTTGGCGCACGATGGGCGGGCGGATGCACCAGCGGGCATGGTATCAGCGGAACCCTCCAGCTTGCCGTTTCAAGCTGGATTTCGGCTATATGTTTTTTCATTGGCGGCATTCTGTCGGCTCACATTATCTTCGCCTTAATCGGTTAG
- a CDS encoding cohesin domain-containing protein, with amino-acid sequence MKFDIKQLLLASVILAIFLGTPLAVRAGLTLSIQPDTTQVDINCEFEIKVHAGPDTLDFMGYDVRLLFDPEYLEITGCSEGELPSGSGEETFFYWQIEPSCDIMSVSGAILGAEIETPGDLLSISFKALKSGTTNIGITYSDLRDGNNDGIGHDAKGGEVSIITEIGAENTSWGRLKSSYIK; translated from the coding sequence ATGAAGTTCGACATAAAGCAATTATTATTAGCATCGGTTATATTAGCAATCTTCCTCGGAACCCCCCTCGCGGTCAGGGCTGGATTGACACTCTCGATACAGCCGGACACCACACAGGTGGACATAAACTGCGAATTCGAAATAAAAGTCCACGCCGGTCCGGATACATTAGATTTTATGGGCTATGACGTTAGACTTTTATTCGATCCGGAATATCTTGAGATTACCGGCTGCTCCGAGGGTGAGCTTCCTTCAGGTTCAGGAGAAGAAACCTTTTTTTATTGGCAAATTGAGCCGTCCTGTGATATAATGTCGGTAAGTGGAGCGATACTGGGTGCCGAGATTGAGACGCCAGGGGATTTATTATCCATCAGTTTTAAAGCCTTAAAGTCAGGTACTACAAACATAGGAATTACTTATTCCGACCTGAGGGACGGCAATAATGATGGTATAGGGCACGATGCCAAAGGGGGGGAGGTCTCGATTATCACAGAGATAGGGGCTGAAAATACCTCTTGGGGAAGATTGAAGTCTAGTTATATAAAATAG
- a CDS encoding rhodanese-like domain-containing protein, protein MLLKHFFVGKIAHSSYLLAGKNYCAVIDPQRDVDVYITEARKMGVEITHILQTHLHADFISGHMDLAKKTGAKIYVAKSAQCTFDHVALSEGDSIELEDMLLQVLETPGHTPEHLSYVVIDKSRSDSPVGVFVGDTLFVGDVGRPDLFPDMAEELAKKLYHSLHDKLLKLPDYVEVYPAHGAGSLCGRAMGAKWRTTIGYERNFNPALQIKDESVFIESLTQDMPPAPDHFSRCSDINRQGPALVTDLPTMEELDPGQFKERMSAANIVLLDARGYHAFASQHIPGVWHLDLNGNFPTFAGWVLPTDKDILLIADDFKKALEANTWARRVGVDNIVGCLDGGMVAWAVAGFKTSHIELASAEDLHDMITGTTSFVLLDVRAPLEYADTHIKGAINIPVAELRTRHHELNKDKTTVLICSSGNRSTLGASILKQHGFNNVYNVAGGLSGYSAAEYIRECRVCVNPHGSRFFTNFSEPKKHRDTE, encoded by the coding sequence ATGCTGCTCAAACATTTTTTTGTCGGTAAAATTGCTCACAGCTCTTACCTTCTCGCGGGAAAGAATTATTGCGCCGTCATCGATCCTCAGCGGGATGTCGATGTCTACATCACCGAAGCCCGTAAGATGGGCGTGGAAATCACCCATATTCTTCAAACCCATCTTCATGCTGATTTCATTTCGGGGCATATGGATCTGGCGAAAAAAACCGGTGCAAAAATTTACGTTGCGAAATCGGCACAGTGTACCTTCGACCACGTGGCCCTGTCGGAAGGCGATTCCATAGAATTGGAGGATATGCTTCTCCAGGTATTGGAAACCCCCGGCCATACCCCTGAACATCTCAGCTATGTCGTGATCGACAAATCCCGGTCAGATAGCCCGGTTGGTGTGTTTGTGGGCGATACGCTTTTTGTTGGGGATGTAGGAAGGCCGGATCTTTTTCCCGACATGGCGGAGGAACTGGCGAAAAAACTTTACCACAGCCTGCATGACAAATTGTTGAAGCTGCCTGATTATGTCGAAGTCTATCCGGCGCACGGCGCGGGTTCCTTGTGCGGTCGTGCTATGGGCGCCAAATGGCGCACCACCATCGGCTATGAACGCAACTTTAACCCTGCTCTTCAAATCAAAGATGAATCCGTGTTTATCGAATCGCTAACGCAAGATATGCCCCCTGCCCCAGATCATTTTAGCCGCTGCAGCGACATCAACCGCCAAGGACCGGCTCTGGTTACCGATCTCCCCACTATGGAGGAATTGGACCCAGGCCAATTCAAGGAACGCATGAGCGCCGCCAATATTGTGCTGCTGGATGCCCGCGGTTATCACGCCTTTGCCAGCCAGCACATCCCTGGCGTCTGGCATCTTGATCTCAACGGCAACTTTCCGACTTTTGCCGGCTGGGTTTTGCCGACGGACAAGGATATCTTATTGATAGCAGATGATTTTAAAAAGGCGCTGGAAGCTAATACCTGGGCGCGCCGGGTTGGTGTGGATAATATTGTGGGTTGTCTGGATGGCGGCATGGTCGCCTGGGCCGTGGCGGGATTTAAGACCAGTCATATCGAGCTGGCTTCAGCCGAGGACTTGCACGACATGATCACCGGTACCACCAGTTTTGTACTGCTGGACGTACGAGCACCGCTTGAATATGCGGATACCCATATCAAAGGCGCCATCAATATCCCGGTGGCCGAGTTGCGCACCCGCCACCATGAACTGAACAAGGACAAAACAACCGTCCTTATTTGCAGCTCGGGGAATCGTTCCACACTCGGCGCCAGCATTCTCAAACAGCATGGATTCAACAATGTTTATAATGTAGCCGGAGGATTGTCTGGCTATAGCGCTGCCGAGTATATCCGGGAGTGCCGGGTTTGTGTCAATCCGCATGGCTCGAGATTTTTCACGAACTTTAGCGAACCTAAAAAACACAGGGATACAGAATAA
- a CDS encoding FlgD immunoglobulin-like domain containing protein, producing MNSSIKIRFRLFGLSLVFGTLFLVTAYSFPDAECGSIVSGPAESSSSTVYLLPDSSRILQGERCTLSVMVDQGTDSLSCAYCEITYDSTMLEIVSAGEGALYSETSFSTFFDWEVLYPGRVMVSNCVLGYRSYILAPGELFELVFEGKSDGWSWAEVDSATLHDIDRDPVGTVPGIPVDIYIGEVTGVDKIIFPTGSFTCRPNPFNPLTRITFQNSDGENPLASSGELRIYSPSGRIIRDLYRGRLNRGKNEFVWKGKDNSGKIVSAGLYIAALKADGALFTQKLILVR from the coding sequence ATGAACTCGAGTATTAAAATCAGATTCCGGTTATTCGGCCTCTCGCTGGTGTTTGGAACGTTGTTTTTGGTTACAGCATACAGTTTCCCGGACGCGGAATGTGGCAGCATTGTCAGCGGCCCAGCGGAATCTTCCAGTTCGACCGTCTACCTCCTGCCCGATTCTTCCCGTATACTACAGGGTGAAAGATGCACTCTCAGCGTGATGGTGGATCAGGGAACTGATTCTCTCAGCTGCGCGTATTGCGAGATTACTTACGACAGTACTATGCTGGAAATCGTCTCTGCGGGGGAGGGAGCGTTATACAGTGAAACCTCTTTTTCAACTTTCTTCGATTGGGAGGTTCTCTACCCGGGCAGAGTGATGGTCAGCAACTGCGTGCTGGGATACCGGAGCTACATTCTGGCGCCGGGAGAGCTGTTCGAATTGGTCTTCGAGGGAAAGTCGGATGGTTGGTCATGGGCGGAAGTCGATTCCGCCACGCTACATGATATTGACCGGGACCCTGTCGGCACGGTTCCCGGAATTCCCGTCGATATCTATATTGGAGAAGTCACCGGAGTAGATAAAATAATCTTCCCGACCGGCAGCTTCACATGCAGGCCCAATCCTTTTAATCCTCTTACCAGGATTACCTTCCAAAATTCGGACGGGGAAAACCCTTTAGCGTCATCCGGAGAGCTTAGGATCTATTCGCCTTCTGGAAGAATCATCAGGGACCTTTACAGGGGAAGGCTTAACAGAGGAAAAAATGAATTCGTCTGGAAAGGAAAAGATAACAGTGGAAAAATCGTATCAGCAGGCCTTTATATCGCTGCCTTGAAGGCCGACGGCGCTCTTTTTACTCAAAAGCTGATTTTGGTTAGATAA
- a CDS encoding T9SS type A sorting domain-containing protein produces MHDQKMRIMIFKRIKIFLYLPVILIVLIHGGNIHSIEKITTFPGEYQNDQFGISVSTAGDFNGDGYIDLVVGANLEDSGGDAAGRCYLYLGGMTPDSIPDMTFTGSTADRLGTRVAGGGDINNDGYDDIAVYASGSSGDPGEVYIFLGGCSLDGVPDAVLTGTKSGDRFGRGMSINGDINGDGCSDLIIGASEADSSGTVYIYFGGNPFDTDEDITINGENTGDFFGDMVDAGGDVNGDGEDDLLIGAPRNDDGAVWGGKAYLYLGGAAFDTIPDASMTGASIGDWFGAAGKIVRDLNADSMDEMIVSAPYFNNIYGDDAGIIYLFLGASNPDGIQDGTIPGGSYEEQLGYSLSCTDADGDGIEDIIAGAPGYGGAGVQFGRVYLFKGEYPLSSSPLFTYQSADTLGELGISVAGLRHFTRHDGGGGSFTAGGWNIGGTGTASLFGEEIIVTDSDTAEEISKQVVDIYPNPASSDLKIRCTLAKRDEVRMAIYDVTGRKITDIAEGVYGKGALIRSWNPRNNGENPLSRGVYFVVVRIGERAFTRKLLIMK; encoded by the coding sequence ATGCATGATCAAAAAATGAGGATTATGATATTCAAGAGAATAAAAATATTTTTATATCTGCCGGTAATTCTAATCGTCCTGATTCATGGAGGGAATATCCATTCAATAGAGAAGATTACAACCTTCCCGGGAGAATATCAGAACGACCAGTTCGGCATTTCGGTAAGTACTGCCGGTGATTTCAACGGAGACGGGTATATCGATTTGGTGGTTGGCGCCAACCTTGAGGATTCCGGAGGTGACGCTGCCGGGCGATGTTACCTTTACCTTGGCGGTATGACCCCTGATTCAATCCCGGATATGACTTTTACCGGCTCAACCGCAGACCGACTGGGAACCAGAGTCGCCGGCGGAGGAGATATCAATAACGATGGATACGATGATATCGCAGTTTACGCTTCCGGTTCTTCAGGAGATCCTGGCGAAGTATATATATTTCTCGGGGGATGCTCTCTGGATGGTGTTCCCGATGCGGTGCTGACAGGCACAAAATCCGGCGACCGGTTCGGAAGGGGTATGTCGATAAACGGCGACATCAACGGAGACGGCTGCAGTGACCTGATTATAGGGGCCTCCGAAGCGGATTCATCAGGTACGGTCTATATCTATTTCGGGGGAAACCCTTTCGATACAGACGAAGATATCACTATTAACGGAGAGAACACCGGAGATTTCTTCGGCGATATGGTAGACGCCGGTGGTGACGTTAATGGCGACGGGGAAGACGATCTGCTGATCGGGGCTCCCCGAAATGATGACGGCGCAGTATGGGGAGGGAAAGCTTATCTCTATCTGGGAGGCGCCGCTTTTGATACTATCCCCGACGCATCCATGACCGGAGCTTCAATAGGAGACTGGTTCGGCGCCGCGGGTAAGATTGTCAGAGATCTCAACGCAGACTCCATGGATGAAATGATAGTTTCCGCTCCCTATTTCAACAATATATACGGTGATGATGCCGGCATAATATACCTTTTTCTGGGCGCTTCTAACCCTGACGGAATACAGGACGGCACAATCCCCGGTGGGTCCTATGAAGAACAGCTTGGATACTCTCTTTCCTGTACCGATGCGGATGGTGACGGCATCGAGGATATAATAGCCGGAGCCCCCGGTTACGGAGGCGCCGGAGTTCAATTCGGAAGGGTATACCTTTTTAAAGGGGAATACCCTCTGTCCTCATCTCCACTCTTCACCTATCAATCCGCTGATACCCTGGGAGAACTCGGAATTTCAGTAGCAGGGCTGAGGCATTTTACCAGGCATGACGGCGGCGGAGGAAGTTTCACCGCGGGCGGCTGGAACATCGGCGGAACGGGCACCGCTTCACTTTTCGGAGAGGAAATAATTGTAACAGACTCTGATACGGCCGAAGAAATATCAAAACAGGTGGTCGATATCTATCCCAACCCTGCCAGTTCTGATTTAAAGATAAGGTGTACACTGGCTAAAAGGGATGAGGTAAGAATGGCGATATATGACGTAACCGGAAGGAAGATTACCGACATTGCCGAGGGTGTATACGGAAAGGGAGCACTGATACGCAGCTGGAACCCCCGAAATAACGGAGAGAACCCTCTTTCCAGAGGTGTTTACTTTGTGGTGGTGCGGATAGGTGAACGCGCCTTTACTCGCAAACTGCTTATAATGAAATAA
- a CDS encoding T9SS type A sorting domain-containing protein, with the protein MLTSQSPSDKSIQRAPTGIVAATLNVPGDYATIQAAVDVALSGDVIVVASGTYPEAITVNGKDLTIQGAGSGLSIITGTTAVTTHIVHITGSATVDFSGFTVDGTGKDIQYGVYADSGTDGDIHDNEIKNIAYPGAAGLAVRREDSQIYVTNNDIYGFGRIGIYTRDENILNNDTGVISGNTVTGLGGADPDRINYGISCYYGNPTITGNHIYDCLSGANQTNWASSGMDLWNGGTPSVTNNDIHNCGYGIMVGNSTVSLSGNTFFDIDGDDVRLDFIVKGNPTAHWAEWYDTIQEAVDAVPVSSYKSLVWIAIYSGAGTYEEQVEIDKSLRMYGNYSNTVIVSPETLTQFFTTSGDNYPIVYAHDADEVIIDGLVVDGAGRGNSNNNFIGVGYHNAGGYVNEVEFKDVKDTPFSGAQHGVAMYLYNEDSVAREFGLYSSTFTGFQKNAVALNASSTTELTVEVAGNVITGAGATDVTAQNGIQLYGEMITGTISGNEISGIAYDNTAAATKWCATSILNYLGDAEVTGNTITGAHMAIYHYFGRGPVRENDLTIEKIGVYAYGVVTADPPHLVPSPFSGEDGALGSSREIYSAAAADVNSTVNSNVIVFSGTDNTDTYGVSLEAGYDADNITAVADSNTVTGFGTGIEFWSCQSGCGTGLFASGDAHYNNISGNTMGMFSNVDYITVDATNNWWGHSSGPYHPTLNSDGLGDEVSDRILFDPFIEPGISVSPVYAVTTCSDPLTFTFLYDGTDVPKEVRGYEVTFTIDPAVVTVQDDGTDIVEGSFLDSFGDGSFYATDEGGGAYTANCAILGGDTGATGSGDLFSVELTPVAEGTSAITITGVKVRDLDNNDMSASTEGASVQVDCTVPTMETIAEAEGGWYNSAPVFSNFGFDDDVNLDVAEYQIDGGSWTTIFSGIDATEWNDDGWTLPGFSGLSEGSHTVYFRVADDAGNWNGESTPDTYSWQFNKDTTPPEPPTAFAAAPGNNKVHLSWTNPTGDATFVGVELRRAAWGDYPEYITAPNYPADETEGVLIAQTSAEAYDNSVTAGRDIYYYTGLSYDLAGNYSAYDADGSDRATSYWLGDVASPYDGYVNYTDLVDFSPAFGESDGDPGWNNECDFGPTYDNSSYGIPLPDDVVDFEDLMIFAMIYGKVDALGSTRLLAGTIPEPLESKVAFSLEKQDSDQNGTVLSLRIDNDAETLKGFSIHLSSGDGGRILSVQRGEIFEGGNDLFFGTMRTDNGSVEIDAAALGINLPISQSGEVARVVVSGGSASLKMLSADLRDLENRGTHVELEGEFEAPFMPTSNALMQNYPNPFNPVTSVTFDIVRAGRVNLRIFDVNGRLIKTLVDEIRTAGRHTIEWNGLNNRNESVPSGVYFYRIDSSGFSATRKMILLR; encoded by the coding sequence ATGCTCACTAGCCAGAGTCCTTCCGATAAGTCGATTCAACGGGCTCCAACCGGCATCGTCGCGGCGACACTTAATGTGCCGGGCGATTACGCCACCATACAGGCGGCCGTAGACGTCGCCCTGTCGGGCGACGTGATAGTGGTTGCCTCAGGAACGTACCCGGAAGCGATCACCGTCAACGGCAAGGACCTGACCATTCAGGGAGCGGGCTCAGGACTTTCCATAATAACCGGGACGACAGCTGTTACTACTCACATCGTGCACATAACCGGCTCCGCCACGGTCGATTTCTCCGGATTCACCGTCGACGGTACCGGGAAGGATATACAGTACGGCGTCTACGCCGACAGCGGTACGGACGGAGATATCCATGACAATGAGATCAAGAATATCGCTTATCCGGGTGCCGCCGGCCTGGCGGTGCGGAGAGAGGACAGCCAGATCTACGTAACCAATAACGATATTTACGGATTCGGCCGGATCGGTATCTATACCAGGGATGAGAACATCCTCAACAACGATACCGGCGTCATATCCGGAAACACCGTAACCGGCCTGGGAGGCGCCGACCCCGACCGGATCAACTATGGAATATCCTGTTACTACGGAAATCCCACAATCACGGGAAACCATATCTATGACTGCCTTTCGGGGGCCAACCAGACCAACTGGGCCTCATCGGGAATGGACCTGTGGAACGGAGGAACCCCGTCGGTCACCAATAACGACATCCATAACTGTGGATACGGAATCATGGTGGGAAACTCGACTGTGTCGCTGTCGGGAAACACCTTTTTCGATATCGACGGCGACGATGTCCGGCTTGACTTCATAGTCAAGGGAAACCCCACGGCCCACTGGGCCGAATGGTATGACACCATTCAGGAAGCCGTGGACGCGGTGCCGGTAAGTTCCTATAAGTCGCTGGTGTGGATCGCCATATACAGCGGTGCGGGCACCTATGAAGAACAGGTGGAGATCGACAAATCGCTTCGAATGTATGGAAATTATTCCAATACCGTTATTGTTTCCCCAGAAACACTTACCCAGTTTTTTACCACCAGCGGCGATAATTACCCTATCGTCTATGCCCACGACGCGGATGAGGTGATCATAGACGGCCTGGTAGTCGACGGAGCCGGCAGGGGAAATAGCAATAACAACTTTATCGGTGTGGGCTATCACAATGCCGGTGGATACGTCAACGAAGTAGAATTCAAGGACGTAAAGGACACGCCCTTCAGCGGAGCCCAGCACGGCGTGGCCATGTATCTGTACAATGAAGATTCGGTAGCCCGTGAATTCGGCCTGTACAGCAGCACCTTTACAGGATTCCAGAAGAACGCCGTGGCCCTTAACGCTTCCTCCACCACGGAACTGACCGTGGAGGTTGCCGGAAACGTTATCACCGGAGCGGGAGCGACCGATGTCACGGCACAGAACGGGATTCAGCTTTACGGTGAAATGATAACCGGTACCATATCCGGAAACGAGATATCCGGAATAGCTTATGATAATACAGCGGCGGCCACCAAATGGTGCGCGACTAGCATTCTTAATTATTTAGGCGATGCTGAGGTAACCGGTAACACCATCACCGGCGCCCACATGGCAATCTACCACTACTTCGGCAGAGGCCCTGTCCGCGAGAACGACCTGACCATCGAGAAGATCGGAGTATACGCCTACGGAGTGGTGACCGCGGATCCTCCGCATCTGGTGCCGTCACCATTCAGCGGGGAAGACGGCGCTCTGGGCAGCTCGAGAGAGATCTACAGCGCTGCCGCGGCGGATGTCAATTCCACCGTAAACTCCAATGTTATAGTGTTCAGCGGAACGGATAACACCGATACTTACGGCGTATCCCTGGAAGCCGGCTACGACGCGGACAATATCACAGCGGTGGCGGACAGCAACACGGTAACCGGATTCGGTACCGGAATAGAGTTCTGGTCCTGCCAGAGCGGCTGCGGGACGGGACTTTTCGCCAGCGGTGACGCCCATTATAATAATATCAGCGGCAACACCATGGGAATGTTCTCCAATGTCGACTATATCACAGTGGACGCCACCAACAACTGGTGGGGGCATTCCAGCGGGCCTTATCACCCCACACTCAATTCGGACGGGCTTGGAGACGAGGTAAGCGACCGCATTCTGTTCGATCCGTTTATCGAGCCGGGAATCAGCGTATCCCCCGTCTATGCGGTAACCACCTGTTCCGATCCGCTGACCTTCACATTCCTCTATGACGGGACTGACGTGCCCAAAGAGGTACGCGGCTATGAGGTGACATTCACCATAGATCCGGCGGTAGTGACGGTACAGGACGACGGCACTGATATAGTGGAGGGCTCCTTTCTGGATTCTTTCGGCGACGGCAGTTTCTACGCCACTGATGAAGGCGGCGGAGCTTACACTGCCAACTGCGCTATTCTGGGCGGAGATACCGGAGCAACCGGCAGCGGTGACCTTTTCAGTGTTGAACTTACTCCGGTGGCGGAAGGAACCAGCGCTATAACCATTACAGGTGTGAAAGTGAGAGACCTGGACAACAACGACATGTCCGCTTCAACAGAAGGGGCTTCCGTACAGGTAGACTGCACCGTTCCCACCATGGAAACGATAGCTGAAGCGGAAGGCGGCTGGTACAACTCCGCTCCGGTTTTCAGCAACTTCGGCTTCGATGACGACGTAAACCTCGACGTTGCCGAGTATCAGATAGATGGCGGCAGCTGGACCACCATATTCAGCGGCATTGACGCTACCGAATGGAATGATGACGGATGGACCCTCCCCGGATTCTCCGGGCTGAGCGAGGGAAGCCACACCGTATACTTCAGGGTGGCTGACGACGCCGGCAACTGGAACGGCGAGAGTACTCCGGACACCTACAGCTGGCAGTTCAACAAGGACACTACTCCTCCCGAACCGCCAACCGCATTCGCGGCCGCGCCGGGTAACAACAAGGTCCACTTGTCCTGGACCAATCCTACCGGCGACGCTACCTTCGTCGGCGTTGAGCTCAGAAGGGCTGCGTGGGGAGATTATCCCGAGTACATCACCGCGCCCAACTACCCTGCCGATGAGACAGAAGGTGTTTTAATCGCTCAAACTTCCGCTGAAGCGTATGACAACTCCGTAACGGCGGGAAGAGACATTTACTACTATACCGGTTTAAGCTATGACCTGGCCGGTAACTATTCAGCCTATGACGCCGACGGCTCCGACAGGGCTACCAGCTACTGGCTCGGCGATGTAGCCTCGCCCTATGACGGCTATGTTAATTATACCGACCTGGTCGATTTCTCACCGGCTTTCGGGGAATCGGATGGAGATCCCGGCTGGAACAATGAGTGTGACTTCGGTCCCACCTATGACAATTCCAGTTACGGAATCCCTCTTCCGGATGATGTGGTTGATTTCGAGGATCTGATGATCTTCGCCATGATCTACGGCAAGGTGGACGCCCTGGGTAGCACCAGGCTCCTGGCCGGGACCATTCCCGAACCTCTGGAGAGTAAGGTTGCCTTCAGCCTTGAGAAGCAAGACTCTGACCAGAATGGAACGGTACTGTCGCTTAGAATCGACAATGACGCCGAGACTCTCAAGGGCTTCAGCATCCATTTAAGCTCTGGAGACGGAGGCAGGATTCTGAGCGTCCAGAGAGGTGAGATCTTTGAAGGCGGCAATGATCTTTTCTTTGGAACCATGAGAACAGACAACGGCTCTGTCGAAATAGACGCGGCGGCATTGGGAATAAACCTTCCCATCAGCCAGTCGGGCGAAGTAGCCAGGGTCGTGGTATCGGGCGGTTCGGCTTCACTGAAGATGCTGAGCGCGGATCTAAGAGACCTGGAGAACAGGGGCACACATGTGGAACTTGAAGGAGAATTCGAGGCTCCGTTCATGCCCACCTCTAACGCCCTGATGCAGAATTATCCCAATCCGTTCAACCCGGTTACTTCAGTAACCTTTGATATCGTAAGGGCCGGAAGGGTCAACCTGAGGATCTTTGACGTGAACGGACGGCTTATCAAAACTCTGGTGGATGAAATCAGAACCGCTGGAAGGCACACCATAGAATGGAACGGACTCAATAACAGAAATGAATCCGTACCAAGCGGAGTGTACTTCTACAGAATCGACAGCAGCGGCTTCTCGGCCACCAGAAAGATGATTCTTCTTCGTTAA